In the genome of Salinispirillum sp. LH 10-3-1, one region contains:
- a CDS encoding AMP-binding protein produces MSSMQHPLSYTSGTSAQPLIGLTIGAMLDHIAATYPDQDALIVRHQDIRWTYHELLHEVNTCARALLAIGVQPGDRVGIWSHNCYQWTLIQLATAKIGAILVNVNPSYRAHELEYALNQSETRFLFTADNFKDTSYRAMLNELAPELTNSAPGQLSAARMPHLKGIVNFSTESFAGMQRWHDFMELAVQVDVSTVAKIQAGLSMDDPINIQYTSGTTGFPKGATLSHHNILNNGYFVAESMGFTHQDRLVIPVPLYHCFGMVMGNLGCLTHGAAMIYPAEGFDAEAVLKTVHEERATALFGVPTMFVAELEHPDFAHYDLTSLRTGIMAGSVCPAEIMRQVTQRMHLTEIQIAYGMTETSPVSTQTSAQDPLEKRVTTVGRTQPHQETKIIDPASGQLVARGEVGELCTRGYSVMLGYWNNDEATAECIDAHGWMHSGDLATMDEEGYVKIVGRIKDMVIRGGENIYPREVEEFLYTHPAVSEVQITGVPDKKYGEELVAWVKFHPGITDVTAEDLRAFCKGKITHFKIPRYFKFVQEFPMTVTGKAQKFKMREISTRELGLEDV; encoded by the coding sequence ATGAGCAGTATGCAACACCCTCTGAGTTACACCTCAGGCACCAGTGCGCAGCCCCTCATTGGGCTAACCATAGGTGCCATGTTGGATCACATCGCCGCGACCTACCCCGATCAAGATGCATTGATTGTGCGCCACCAAGACATCCGCTGGACATACCACGAACTGCTGCACGAGGTGAACACCTGTGCTCGAGCGTTGCTGGCCATTGGCGTGCAACCCGGCGATCGGGTCGGTATTTGGTCACACAACTGCTATCAATGGACGCTGATCCAATTAGCTACCGCAAAAATCGGCGCCATTCTGGTGAACGTTAATCCCTCGTATCGGGCGCACGAATTGGAATACGCCCTGAATCAGTCGGAAACGCGTTTTCTGTTCACTGCAGACAATTTCAAGGACACCAGTTACCGCGCAATGCTGAATGAACTCGCACCTGAACTGACAAACAGTGCGCCCGGCCAATTGAGTGCTGCCCGCATGCCCCATCTTAAGGGTATCGTGAATTTCTCCACCGAGTCTTTTGCGGGCATGCAGCGCTGGCACGATTTTATGGAACTGGCGGTACAGGTCGATGTATCGACGGTTGCCAAGATTCAAGCCGGTCTGTCGATGGACGACCCGATCAATATTCAGTACACCTCGGGCACCACTGGCTTCCCAAAGGGCGCGACGCTGTCGCACCACAACATTCTCAACAACGGCTATTTTGTCGCCGAAAGCATGGGCTTCACCCACCAAGATCGCTTAGTCATTCCGGTACCTCTGTACCATTGCTTTGGCATGGTAATGGGCAACCTAGGCTGCCTCACCCATGGCGCGGCCATGATTTACCCGGCAGAAGGCTTTGACGCCGAAGCGGTATTGAAGACTGTACATGAAGAGCGCGCCACGGCGTTGTTTGGCGTGCCCACTATGTTTGTGGCCGAATTGGAGCACCCTGATTTTGCTCACTACGACCTGACCTCTCTGCGTACGGGCATCATGGCGGGTTCGGTCTGTCCGGCCGAAATCATGCGCCAAGTCACCCAACGCATGCACCTGACCGAAATTCAAATCGCTTATGGCATGACGGAAACCAGCCCGGTATCCACACAAACCTCGGCACAGGACCCGCTGGAAAAGCGCGTCACTACCGTCGGCCGTACGCAACCCCACCAAGAAACCAAAATCATCGACCCGGCCTCTGGCCAGCTCGTGGCACGGGGCGAAGTCGGCGAACTCTGTACGCGCGGCTACAGCGTCATGTTGGGCTACTGGAACAACGACGAGGCCACGGCAGAATGCATAGACGCCCACGGCTGGATGCACAGCGGTGACCTGGCCACCATGGACGAAGAAGGCTACGTGAAGATTGTCGGGCGCATCAAAGACATGGTGATTCGCGGTGGCGAGAACATCTACCCGCGTGAGGTGGAAGAATTCCTCTACACGCACCCGGCCGTATCGGAGGTGCAAATCACTGGTGTGCCGGATAAAAAATACGGCGAAGAGCTGGTGGCTTGGGTGAAATTTCATCCCGGCATAACCGATGTCACGGCTGAGGATCTGCGCGCCTTCTGCAAAGGCAAGATCACACACTTCAAAATTCCGCGCTACTTTAAGTTCGTGCAGGAATTTCCCATGACCGTTACCGGTAAAGCCCAGAAGTTCAAGATGCGCGAGATCTCGACGCGGGAGTTAGGTTTAGAAGATGTTTAA
- a CDS encoding class IIb bacteriocin, lactobin A/cerein 7B family, translated as MGIRMLSGRSLTKVQTFSMEMNEMKALNVQQVEQVNGGWAGIVVAIGATAVAANVRHNNVTNNAIRACGEGNVKSASIWGFKCK; from the coding sequence ATGGGTATTCGTATGTTGTCAGGGAGGAGTTTAACTAAAGTCCAAACATTCTCAATGGAGATGAATGAAATGAAAGCTTTAAATGTACAGCAAGTTGAGCAGGTTAATGGTGGCTGGGCCGGTATCGTTGTAGCCATTGGAGCAACTGCAGTAGCTGCAAATGTAAGACACAACAACGTTACCAATAATGCAATCCGGGCATGCGGTGAAGGAAACGTTAAAAGTGCAAGTATTTGGGGATTCAAATGTAAATAG
- a CDS encoding methyltransferase → MSPFSEVLLRWFNPQAAPRCLLLNMADTEVAAHCLAENIPVQHTHFAREQHVAHEEQQVAVLTFPEQAAGLTDVCWQWPKAKEEAVMLLDWLAPQLADNGSVWIVGHNKGGIKSAAKVLEARGWHVQKKGSARHCALLRATRALPAQPFDLERYWSSATLPDDAGTLWTLPGVFSHGRVDRGSQVLLPFLKDLRGPVLDFGCGGGLLSLVSKLKAPELEVTALDHHWLAILSTQKTASENGITLKTLWSHGFNEVTERYGALITNPPFHTGIETDYDIASRLIAGSRSVLKPRSRWLAVVNVHLPYEPWIAEHFTAPTKLIQQHGFVVWEAQTPR, encoded by the coding sequence ATGTCGCCATTCAGTGAAGTCTTGTTACGTTGGTTCAATCCTCAGGCAGCACCGCGTTGCCTGCTGTTGAATATGGCCGACACTGAAGTCGCTGCGCATTGTTTGGCTGAGAACATCCCAGTGCAACATACCCACTTTGCGCGCGAACAGCATGTGGCGCATGAAGAACAGCAGGTTGCCGTGCTGACTTTTCCGGAGCAAGCCGCTGGACTCACGGACGTCTGTTGGCAGTGGCCCAAAGCGAAAGAAGAAGCCGTGATGCTACTGGACTGGCTTGCGCCCCAACTTGCCGACAACGGCAGCGTATGGATCGTGGGTCACAATAAAGGCGGCATCAAGTCAGCAGCCAAGGTATTGGAAGCACGCGGCTGGCATGTACAGAAAAAAGGCAGTGCACGCCATTGTGCTCTGCTGCGTGCGACTCGTGCCCTACCTGCTCAGCCGTTCGATCTGGAACGCTATTGGTCGTCAGCCACCCTTCCCGATGATGCGGGAACGCTGTGGACACTGCCCGGCGTGTTCAGTCACGGCCGAGTTGATCGTGGCAGCCAGGTGCTGTTGCCGTTCTTGAAGGATCTGCGCGGCCCAGTATTAGATTTCGGTTGCGGTGGCGGATTGTTGTCGCTGGTGAGCAAATTGAAGGCGCCAGAGTTAGAAGTGACAGCACTCGACCATCATTGGCTGGCCATTCTGAGTACGCAAAAAACAGCGTCGGAGAACGGCATTACGCTCAAAACCTTGTGGAGCCACGGCTTTAATGAGGTGACGGAACGCTATGGCGCCCTGATCACCAATCCACCGTTTCACACCGGCATCGAAACGGATTACGACATTGCCAGTCGGCTGATCGCCGGTTCACGTTCGGTGCTGAAACCGCGCAGTCGCTGGTTAGCCGTGGTGAATGTGCACTTGCCGTATGAGCCATGGATTGCTGAACACTTCACCGCCCCGACCAAGCTCATTCAGCAACACGGCTTTGTGGTGTGGGAAGCGCAAACGCCGCGCTAG